Proteins co-encoded in one Brassica rapa cultivar Chiifu-401-42 chromosome A02, CAAS_Brap_v3.01, whole genome shotgun sequence genomic window:
- the LOC117131963 gene encoding uncharacterized protein LOC117131963 — protein sequence MRGEIYGWIKLKVGNGITTRFWTDNWSPFGSLRRFLANDSNFSLGVQDEATVSSLFRNDHWLLPQPRSEKQLQLHAFLTTLELTTEEDCYEWEIGGKISSVYSTGDVYRCLMGNRAPVPWEQTVWIAGGIPKHSFLSWLFILNRCPTRDRLLRWGLQTPATCVLCNSTAESRDHLFFACPLSWNMWSALAPRCGLNPAQQWTDERNSRLHRNIFRSHDALLRLIDRQIRDRLLSYRDTSPRLSSRMMQQWLA from the exons ATGAGAGGGGAGATTTATGGTTGGATCAAGTTAAAGGTTGGGAATGGTATCACAACAAGATTTTGGACAGACAATTGGTCACCTTTCGGTTCTCTCCGAAGGTTCCTTGCAAATGATTCTAATTTCTCGCTTGGGGTTCAAGATGAAGCAACAGTATCTTCTCTCTTCAGGAATGATCATTGGCTTCTTCCACAACCTCGTTCTGAGAAGCAACTACAGCTGCATGCTTTCCTTACAACCCTGGAATTAACAACAGAGGAAGACTGCTATGAATGGGAGATAGGAGGGAAAATCTCATCAGTTTACTCAACTGGAGATGTTTACAGATGCTTGATGGGGAATAGAGCTCCTGTACCTTGGGAACAAACTGTCTGGATCGCTGGAGGCATTCCAAAGCACTCATTCCTCTCTTGGTTATTCATCTTAAATCGCTGCCCTACCCGAGATAGATTACTGCGTTGGGGACTGCAAACGCCAGCAACTTGCGTACTCTGCAACTCTACTGCGGAATCAAGAGATCATCTTTTCTTTGCCTGCCCACTATCATGGAACATGTGGTCTGCTTTGGCTCCTCGCTGTGGTTTGAATCCTGCTCAACAATGGACTGAT GAAAGGAATAGCAGACTCCACCGGAACATCTTTCGCTCTCACGATGCACTACTGCGGTTGATTGATCGTCAGATCAGAGACCGTTTACTCAGCTACAGAGACACTAGTCCCCGGTTATCCTCAAGGATGATGCAACAATGGCTTGCCTGA
- the LOC103853306 gene encoding phospholipase D beta 2 isoform X2 yields MDLFHNTLGAVFGSISNMIEGQLSKKITSDPYVSISVAGAVIGRTYVMSNSENPVWHQHFYVPVAHHAAEVHFVVKDSDVVGSQLIGLVTIPVEQIHSGARIEGTYSILSSNGKPCKPGATLTLSIQYTSADKLSVYHSGVGGGPSYQGVPGTYFPLREGGNVTLYQDAHVPEGMLPRIRLGNGMYYENGKCWDDMFHAICQARRLIYITGWSVWHNVRLARDKGNPASECTLGELLKSKSREGVRVLLLVWDDPTSRDILGYKTDGVMGTHDEETRRFFKHSSVQILLCPRNAGKRHSWVKQTEVGTIYTHHQKTLIVDADAGGNRRKIVAFVGGLDLCDGRYDTPQHPLFRTLQTDHKGDYHNPTFTGNLSGCPREPWHDLHSKIDGPAAYDVLTNFEERWLKAAKPHRINKLKTSYDDALLRIERIPDILGVFDAPTVSANDPEAWHVQIFRSIDSNSVKGFPKDPKYATSKNLMCGKNVLIDMSIHTAYVKAIRAAQHFIYIENQYFIGSSYNWNAHKDIGANNLIPMEIALKIADKIRANERFAVYIVIPMWPEGVPTGAATQRILYWQHKTMQMMYGTIYNALVEAGLDDKFSPQDYLNFFCLGNREMVDGNNETNQSNENTPQASCRKSRRFMIYVHSKGMVVDDEYVVIGSANINQRSMEGTRDTEIAMGAYQPQHTWARRQSGPRGQIFGYRMSLWAEHMAMLDDSFEEPESLECVSKVRRMGEENWKQFRAEQVSEMRGHLLKYPVEVDRRGKVRPLPGSEEFPDVGGNIVGSFLAIQENLTI; encoded by the exons ATGGACTTGTTCCATAACACACTGGGTGCCGTCTTTGGAAGCATAAGCAACATGATCGAAGGACAGCTGAGCAAGAAGATCACGAGCGACCCTTACGTTTCCATTTCAGTTGCTGGTGCCGTCATTGGAAGAACTTACGTCATGAGCAACAGCGAGAACCCTGTCTGGCACCAGCACTTTTACGTTCCCGTCGCTCATCATGCCGCCGAGGTCCATTTTGTTGTCAAGGACAGTGATGTTGTGGGTTCTCAGCTTATAGGACTCGTCACCATCCCCGTCGAGCAGATACACTCTGGTGCAAGAATCGAAGGAACTTACTCCATTCTGAGCAGCAATGGGAAGCCTTGTAAACCTGGGGCCACTCTGACATTATCTATTCAGTACACCTCAGCGGATAAACTCAGTGTTTATCACAGCGGAGTTGGTGGAGGTCCTAGTTACCAGGGTGTCCCTGGAACGTATTTTCCTCTCCGGGAAGGTGGGAACGTGACGCTGTACCAAGACGCACACGTACCTGAAGGGATGCTCCCGAGGATAAGACTCGGGAACGGAATGTATTACGAAAACGGAAAGTGTTGGGATGATATGTTTCATGCCATATGTCAGGCTAGGCGTTTGATTTACATCACGGGTTGGTCAGTGTGGCATAACGTCAGGCTTGCTAGGGATAAAGGAAACCCTGCATCGGAATGTACACTTGGTGAGCTCCTAAAATCAAAGTCCCGAGAAGGTGTGAGAGTCCTGCTTCTCGTTTGGGACGACCCTACTTCACGAGACATCTTGGGATACAAAACA GATGGAGTGATGGGAACCCATGACGAGGAGACTCGCCGTTTTTTTAAGCACTCCTCAGTTCAAATCTTGCTATGCCCTCGAAATGCTGGAAAACGACATAGTTGGGTCAAACAAACG GAAGTTGGAACCATCTACACACACCACCAAAAGACTTTGATAGTAGATGCTGATGCTGGCGGTAACAGGAGGAAAATCGTAGCTTTTGTAGGCGGACTTGATCTCTGTGATGGCCGATATGATACACCTCAACATCCCTTGTTTAGGACGCTTCAAACAGATCATAAAGGTGACTACCACAACCCCACTTTCAcg GGTAACCTCTCCGGTTGTCCAAGAGAACCTTGGCATGATCTGCACAGTAAGATTGATGGCCCAGCTGCGTACGATGTCCTGACCAATTTTGAGGAGAGGTGGCTGAAGGCTGCGAAGCCTCACAGAATCAATAAATTGAAGACGTCATATGATGATGCATTGCTCAGGATTGAAAGGATCCCAGATATATTAGGAGTCTTTGATGCTCCTACTGTTAGCGCAAACGACCCTGAGGCTTGGCATGTTCAG ATCTTCCGTTCCATCGATTCAAACTCTGTCAAAGGTTTCCCAAAGGATCCAAAATATGCTACAAGCAAG AATTTGATGTGCGGTAAGAACGTGCTCATCGACATGAGCATACACACCGCATATGTAAAGGCCATTCGTGCAGCTCAACACTTCATCTACATTGAGAACCAGTATTTCATTGGATCCTCTTACAACTGGAATGCTCACAAGGATATAg GTGCCAATAACCTGATTCCTATGGAAATTGCTTTGAAGATTGCTGATAAGATCAGGGCAAATGAAAGGTTTGCTGTCTATATTGTCATCCCAATGTGGCCGGAAGGAGTTCCAACCGGCGCTGCTACACAGAGGATTCTATATTGGCAG CACAAGACAATGCAAATGATGTATGGGACTATCTACAATGCGTTAGTGGAGGCTGGGCTTGATGATAAATTCTCCCCACAAGACTATCTAAATTTTTTCTGTCTTGGAAACAGAGAGATGGTGGACGGAAATAATGAAACAAACCAAAGCAACGAGAACACTCCTCAG gCATCATGTCGAAAGAGCAGAAGATTTATGATATATGTGCATTCAAAAGGGATGGTTGTTGATGACGAGTATGTGGTAATTGGATCTGCAAACATAAACCAAAGATCAATGGAAGGCACGAGAGACACGGAGATTGCAATGGGAGCTTATCAGCCTCAACATACATGGGCAAGACGACAGTCTGGTCCTCGCGGTCAG ATATTCGGGTATAGAATGTCACTTTGGGCAGAACACATGGCAATGTTAGATGATAGCTTTGAGGAGCCAGAGAGCCTAGAGTGTGTAAGCAAGGTGAGAAGAATGGGGGAGGAGAACTGGAAACAGTTTAGGGCAGAGCAAGTGTCGGAGATGAGGGGACATCTGCTCAAGTATCCGGTGGAAGTTGATCGGAGAGGCAAAGTACGGCCACTACCAGGGAGCGAGGAGTTCCCTGACGTTGGGGGAAATATTGTTGGATCCTTCCTTGCCATACAGGAGAATCTTACAATCTGA